The window ACCAGATCGGGGGGCACGGTGTAGGCTCCCGCCGGAGAACTTAGCGGCCCCATGCGCTCCCAGATCGTCGCCGGGCGACCGTCGTCGGCCACCCAGAAGGCCTCTTCTTCGACAATGCCCCAGGTCTCATGGAGATTGGCCGGCGTTCGGCTTTGCTGCCAGCCATTCTCATCAAACAGACCAAGGGCCGTGTCGCAGATGAGAACACCACCTTGCCGCACATAGTCGTTAAGGGCCTCAGCCGTTTCAGGCTTGCCGATCAGGTGCCAGGGGACAAGTAGAACACGAATATCTGGTCCCAGTTCCCGTATCTCATCCGGTTGCAGGAAGCGCGCCAACACGTCGCTGTGCCACGCAGCCCGATAGTAACCCTGCGCCGAGCCGGTTACCGGGTCTTCCTTGCCTTCCATGGCAAACGACAAAATCTGGTTGTCGGGATCGTAGAGGATGCCCACCTGCGGCCTGGGTTTGTACCTTTCGATGAGCGCTTCATGCCGCTGGAGCAGGCCACAAATGCGGGCCGCTTCCCTGGCTCGCGGCGTAAGCTCCTGGGCAGCGTTGACCAGGCCAAAGCCAGTCGCCTCGGTGCCGGTTGCCTCTGCCATGTAGGTCCAGTACAGGATACCGCTGGTGCCGGCGACCAGTGCCAGCCAGTTCCACAGGCGAATGTCGGACGGTTGCACATGGGCGCTGCGTTGCAATCCGGTGGTCATGCCGTGGCCGCCCTGAAGTTCAGCCAGCCACCAGGGTTTGCCACGAGCATCGCTGCGGCACGCATCGAACTTGGCGGCCATGAGGGCGGGGGTCATGCGATGCCATTTCGGAAAAATCGCGCAGCCCCACCGATCGAGCGGTTGCGCCAGGGCAACATTATTGATAGATGACAGGGTGAGCGGATCAATCGGGGGAAACTTCGCGCCGTGGCTCATGATGAAGTGGTCGGGATCGGCGACTTGTAGCGTTTTGACGCGAAACGCCATCTGGTCGCTCATGCTGTCAATCATGAACCGACGCCAGTCTAGCCAGTCGGCATAGGTGCCGTGCGTCTGTGGCGGCAGTGGATCGTCCCATGACCGGAAGCGGCGTATCCAAGCCTCGTTCAGGTTGGCGATTGTGCCGTATTTCTGGGATAGCCAGGAGCGAAACTGGGCCGTTGTCGTCTCGCAATAGCAGAACAGCATCTGGTTTGGCGAGGGCCACATGCTGTTGAACCAGGCCGGTTCGACATGGGGTTCGTTCCAGCAATCGTAGCCGAGGAGCGAAGGTCGGTGCTTGATATGATTGGCGAGTGCGGTCAAGAAATTGGCGGCCGCCTCTCTGACGGCCGCGTGATCGAGGCAAAGGCCCGGCCAACCGCCGTTGGGATCGCTGGATCGGCCGCGAAGATTGAGTGGTTCGAGGTCGGCATTTACATAGCGCGCCTCCGGGTATTGTTCCGCCAGCCAGTAGGGGGCCGTTTCGAGGATCGTGTTGACGATGACGCGCAGGCCCAGACGATCACAGGTCGCCATGATCTCGTCGAGTTCTGCAAAATCGTAGACGTCCGGCTCCGGATTGCACCAGTTCCACATGGTCCAGACCTTGATGGTGTTGAAACCCAGCGGCCCGGCTATCTGTTCCAGCGCGGCAACGCGAGTCTGACGCGGTG is drawn from Candidatus Promineifilum breve and contains these coding sequences:
- a CDS encoding beta-galactosidase codes for the protein MFVYGTQFHRPPNPPRQTRVAALEQIAGPLGFNTIKVWTMWNWCNPEPDVYDFAELDEIMATCDRLGLRVIVNTILETAPYWLAEQYPEARYVNADLEPLNLRGRSSDPNGGWPGLCLDHAAVREAAANFLTALANHIKHRPSLLGYDCWNEPHVEPAWFNSMWPSPNQMLFCYCETTTAQFRSWLSQKYGTIANLNEAWIRRFRSWDDPLPPQTHGTYADWLDWRRFMIDSMSDQMAFRVKTLQVADPDHFIMSHGAKFPPIDPLTLSSINNVALAQPLDRWGCAIFPKWHRMTPALMAAKFDACRSDARGKPWWLAELQGGHGMTTGLQRSAHVQPSDIRLWNWLALVAGTSGILYWTYMAEATGTEATGFGLVNAAQELTPRAREAARICGLLQRHEALIERYKPRPQVGILYDPDNQILSFAMEGKEDPVTGSAQGYYRAAWHSDVLARFLQPDEIRELGPDIRVLLVPWHLIGKPETAEALNDYVRQGGVLICDTALGLFDENGWQQSRTPANLHETWGIVEEEAFWVADDGRPATIWERMGPLSSPAGAYTVPPDLVSTSPYVAVTDPVDGTIRGRHLITPLKVSAPAEVVGTCQGMPVAARARVGKGTVYYFGTNLGASIHEGDETALRLVGTLIGQHTTPRVVGSRLRPRLIEGEDEALLVVFNDQSEIVCETMQLPPVYRLARDVDSESSQSLDDHQIEVEVNPFDVRVIHLRTKLNKASWGYRSA